Proteins found in one Cyanobacteria bacterium GSL.Bin1 genomic segment:
- a CDS encoding tetratricopeptide repeat protein, with amino-acid sequence MIKKVLFFRGLITSFGVSLSLIALTPSWAQPPFQNPLQVETFADPLLPEIPVIRPLSPLEQFRLKEPVEQLNQQAQQVYQEGKVEEAFQVWYRELRLRQKLDRIEEVEALGRVGEVAWQENRSSDFRNIEERLRVIEKTARAENNRDLLAALAENYEQMRELDGAIALYEILAEDRENPTPLLEKIAQLHADQFHYQDAARTYEQLLAEAEAQGNTQTVINYLKQLKNWYEQADNPEAGIETKQRLIEIYQEQKNLDALPTLMVALADDYQTLEQFAQASRTYQEAFKLARSQQKYAIAAIALENLAELYRNDSSLDTTLDIYQQLIVIQEQSYDYYGLMVTYDKIGEIYQQQNHQKQARIAYEKALEFAQSLSYQEDYFRNKIQNLQSSKNRSIIDNCKKNLA; translated from the coding sequence ATGATCAAAAAAGTCTTATTTTTCCGGGGACTGATCACAAGCTTCGGTGTCAGTCTATCTTTGATAGCCCTCACTCCCAGTTGGGCACAACCCCCTTTCCAAAACCCCTTACAAGTCGAGACATTTGCTGATCCTCTCCTGCCGGAAATCCCCGTTATTCGTCCTTTAAGCCCTTTAGAACAATTTCGCTTAAAAGAACCCGTTGAGCAGCTCAATCAGCAAGCACAACAAGTGTATCAAGAAGGAAAGGTAGAAGAAGCGTTTCAAGTTTGGTATCGAGAACTCCGGTTGCGCCAGAAACTCGATCGCATCGAGGAAGTGGAAGCCTTGGGGCGAGTAGGGGAGGTCGCTTGGCAAGAAAATCGTTCCTCAGACTTTCGCAATATTGAGGAACGCTTAAGAGTGATTGAAAAAACGGCGCGAGCAGAGAATAACCGCGATTTGCTAGCAGCCCTTGCCGAAAATTATGAACAGATGCGAGAACTCGATGGCGCGATCGCGCTGTATGAAATTTTGGCAGAAGACCGAGAAAATCCCACTCCCTTACTGGAAAAAATTGCCCAACTGCACGCCGATCAATTTCATTACCAAGACGCTGCTCGTACCTATGAACAACTTTTAGCCGAAGCCGAAGCCCAAGGCAATACGCAAACGGTCATTAATTACTTAAAGCAACTCAAAAATTGGTACGAACAAGCGGACAATCCAGAAGCCGGAATTGAAACCAAGCAGCGTTTGATCGAAATTTACCAAGAGCAAAAAAATCTAGACGCCTTACCGACTTTAATGGTTGCCTTAGCCGACGATTATCAAACACTGGAACAGTTTGCTCAAGCGAGTCGAACCTATCAAGAGGCCTTTAAGCTGGCGCGTTCCCAACAAAAATACGCGATCGCGGCAATTGCCTTAGAAAACTTAGCTGAACTTTATCGCAATGATAGTTCTCTAGACACCACCCTCGATATTTACCAGCAACTAATCGTGATCCAAGAACAGTCCTATGATTACTATGGCTTAATGGTTACCTACGACAAAATCGGTGAAATTTATCAGCAGCAAAATCATCAAAAGCAAGCCCGGATTGCCTATGAAAAAGCCCTAGAGTTTGCCCAATCTCTAAGCTATCAAGAAGACTACTTTCGCAATAAGATTCAGAATCTACAATCTTCAAAAAACAGGTCAATTATTGATAATTGCAAAAAAAACTTGGCTTGA
- a CDS encoding DUF4070 domain-containing protein, with protein sequence MRVLLVYPRFPKSFWSFEEALALVNRKTFLPPLGLITVAAILPQKWDFYLVDCNLREVTAAEWEWADLVIVSAMIVQKEDFNAQIQTAKRYGKPVAVGGPYPTALPAEAEATGADYLVLDEGEITLPMFVEALERGESSGKFRADEKPDVTETPIPRYDLLDLQAYDNMSVQFSRGCPFQCEFCDIIVLYGRKPRTKTPTQLIAELERLYELGWQRSIFVVDDNFIGNKRNVKLLLQELKIWMAEHNYPFTLNTEASVDLAQDPELMDLMVEANFNSVFLGIETPDEESLVLTKKHQNTRDPLSEAVKTIMRHGLRVTAGFIIGFDGEKPQAGERIINFVENTPITLALFSMLQALPDTALWHRLNKEGRLLEQGADINQTTLMNFTPTRPIEDIAKEYIHAFWELYDPQNYLDRAYKQYLTIGEPKHNRSSRKVDFTTLRAMLLIFWRQGIMRKTRWTFWKYLFHIYRAKPKLFASYLSVCALGEHFLAYRELVRNKIEAQLQEYLKVKATQDAQAESSQQSPVATSISSDAA encoded by the coding sequence ATGCGTGTCTTACTCGTTTATCCCCGTTTTCCCAAGAGTTTCTGGTCTTTTGAAGAGGCTTTAGCCCTGGTTAATCGTAAAACCTTCTTACCGCCTTTAGGTCTGATTACCGTTGCTGCTATTCTCCCTCAAAAATGGGATTTTTACCTGGTCGATTGCAATTTGCGAGAGGTCACTGCTGCAGAATGGGAATGGGCAGATTTAGTCATTGTTTCGGCGATGATCGTGCAAAAAGAAGACTTTAATGCCCAAATTCAGACCGCTAAACGATATGGCAAGCCCGTTGCCGTAGGAGGTCCTTATCCGACGGCGCTACCGGCAGAAGCAGAAGCCACAGGCGCTGACTATTTGGTTCTCGACGAAGGAGAAATTACGCTCCCCATGTTTGTGGAAGCCCTAGAACGCGGAGAAAGCAGTGGTAAATTTAGAGCCGACGAGAAGCCCGATGTCACCGAAACGCCAATTCCTCGCTACGATTTATTAGATCTCCAAGCTTATGACAATATGTCGGTACAGTTCTCACGGGGCTGTCCCTTTCAGTGTGAATTTTGCGACATTATTGTTCTTTACGGACGCAAACCGCGCACTAAAACCCCAACCCAACTCATTGCTGAATTGGAACGACTCTATGAACTCGGTTGGCAACGGAGTATTTTTGTGGTTGATGACAATTTTATTGGTAATAAACGCAATGTGAAACTGCTGTTACAGGAACTCAAAATCTGGATGGCAGAACACAACTATCCCTTCACTTTAAATACAGAAGCCTCCGTTGATTTAGCCCAAGATCCCGAATTAATGGATTTAATGGTAGAAGCCAACTTTAACTCTGTCTTTTTAGGTATTGAAACCCCAGACGAAGAGAGTTTAGTTCTAACCAAGAAACATCAAAATACCCGCGACCCCTTATCAGAAGCCGTCAAAACGATCATGCGCCATGGTTTGCGAGTCACTGCCGGCTTTATTATTGGCTTTGATGGGGAAAAACCCCAAGCAGGAGAACGCATTATTAATTTTGTCGAAAATACACCGATTACACTGGCATTGTTTAGTATGCTACAAGCCCTTCCGGATACAGCACTTTGGCATCGTCTGAATAAAGAAGGACGTTTATTAGAGCAAGGGGCCGATATTAATCAAACCACCCTCATGAACTTTACCCCGACTCGTCCCATTGAAGATATTGCCAAGGAGTATATTCACGCTTTTTGGGAATTGTACGATCCCCAGAATTATCTTGATCGCGCTTACAAACAATATCTCACCATTGGGGAACCTAAACATAACCGTTCCTCGCGGAAAGTTGATTTCACCACGTTACGCGCCATGCTACTGATTTTCTGGCGACAGGGAATTATGCGTAAAACTCGCTGGACTTTCTGGAAATATCTCTTCCATATTTATCGCGCGAAACCTAAACTATTCGCCAGTTATCTTTCTGTTTGTGCTTTGGGGGAACATTTCCTTGCTTATCGGGAACTGGTACGCAATAAAATTGAAGCGCAATTGCAAGAGTACTTGAAGGTAAAAGCGACGCAAGATGCGCAAGCAGAATCGTCTCAACAGTCGCCAGTTGCAACTTCGATTTCTTCAGATGCTGCGTGA
- a CDS encoding 8-oxoguanine deaminase has product MSTLLVKNIHTLVTMNENRQEIRNGAILVEDNVIWQVGTTADLPATADEILDLKGRYVVLPGLVNTHHHFVQTLTRAVPGAQNSTLFGWLQTLYPIWANLTAEAVYYSSQMAAAELMLFGCTTASDHLYIYPNDCTLDDQIQGVQEIGLRFHASRGSMSVGESQGGLPPDNVVEKEADILRDSRRVIETYHDNTRHAMLRITIAPCSPFSVTEDLMRESAALARSYPGVRLHTHLAENKSDVDYSLSHYGKIPGDYAEALGWLGEDVWHAHCVQLTSGSIQKFSHTGTGVAHCPCSNMRLGSGIAPIREMLDQGVAVGLGVDGSASNDSGNLLNEARTAMLLARVGTENAGTLTAREALAVATIGGAKVLGRDDIGALAPGMSADFIAFNLDRPHFVGSHHDPVAALIFCHSATVDYSFINGKKVIDQGQLITLDLNLLVEKTNQIASQLV; this is encoded by the coding sequence ATGTCAACTCTCCTCGTTAAAAATATCCACACGCTTGTCACCATGAACGAAAATCGCCAAGAAATTCGTAATGGTGCGATTTTGGTGGAAGATAATGTGATTTGGCAAGTGGGAACAACGGCTGATCTGCCAGCTACCGCTGACGAAATTTTAGATTTAAAAGGGCGCTATGTGGTTTTACCCGGACTGGTGAATACCCATCATCATTTTGTCCAAACCCTTACCCGGGCGGTTCCGGGGGCGCAGAATAGTACGCTCTTCGGCTGGCTACAAACCCTCTATCCCATCTGGGCAAACTTAACTGCAGAAGCGGTTTACTACAGTTCCCAAATGGCGGCTGCCGAGTTAATGCTGTTTGGTTGTACCACCGCCAGTGACCATCTTTATATTTACCCCAACGACTGCACCCTCGATGACCAGATTCAAGGGGTTCAGGAAATTGGACTCCGCTTTCATGCCAGTCGCGGCAGTATGAGTGTGGGGGAAAGTCAGGGAGGCTTACCGCCGGATAATGTCGTGGAAAAAGAAGCCGACATTCTCCGCGACTCCCGTCGGGTCATTGAAACCTATCATGACAATACTCGCCATGCCATGTTACGGATTACAATTGCTCCCTGTTCTCCGTTTTCTGTGACAGAAGACTTAATGCGAGAATCGGCAGCTTTAGCGCGATCGTATCCCGGTGTTCGCTTACATACCCATCTTGCTGAAAATAAATCGGATGTGGACTATAGTCTCTCTCATTACGGTAAAATCCCCGGCGATTATGCCGAAGCCCTCGGCTGGTTAGGAGAGGATGTTTGGCACGCCCATTGCGTTCAACTGACTTCGGGATCGATCCAAAAATTCAGTCATACCGGAACGGGTGTAGCACACTGTCCTTGTAGTAATATGCGTCTCGGCAGTGGCATTGCCCCCATTCGGGAAATGCTGGATCAAGGCGTTGCTGTGGGGTTAGGGGTGGATGGTTCGGCATCCAATGACAGTGGCAATCTTCTCAATGAAGCCCGAACCGCGATGTTACTGGCGCGAGTGGGAACAGAAAATGCAGGAACGCTTACAGCGCGAGAAGCTTTAGCAGTGGCAACCATTGGTGGGGCAAAAGTTCTCGGACGAGATGATATTGGTGCCCTTGCCCCCGGAATGTCCGCTGATTTTATTGCCTTTAATCTGGATCGTCCTCATTTTGTTGGTTCTCATCATGACCCCGTTGCTGCCCTCATTTTCTGCCATTCAGCAACAGTGGATTATAGCTTTATTAATGGGAAAAAAGTGATTGATCAAGGTCAGTTGATAACGCTTGATCTTAATTTATTGGTTGAAAAAACGAATCAAATTGCGAGTCAGTTGGTCTAA
- a CDS encoding DHA2 family efflux MFS transporter permease subunit, with protein MELPNFVRTATARTEVRYWTRAKAATLMAMCLALLMINIDDTLLNVALPQIQSGLNINLSRLQWILTANALPSTSFVLSAGRLGDIYGHKRIFLGGLFAYALGSLVCGFAPGLGVLVGGRVLQGLGDAALVQASLSILTDTFPEEKQKAKAIGMWTAVAGLALITGPVLGGLLVDQFGWQSVFFINLPLAILTFGVTSWVVKEVRNPNQQSIDLPGLLLSIIFLGSFVYAITEGYSAGWQSPLIIGLFAMATLSLLAFLVIESHRRSPMLPLNLFRHSNFTIANIVSVLVFLTLVSLLFLFNLFLQQIKGYSALGAGVRFLPLNGAFIVASFVSGWLVARLGWRFAISNGLILMSIATFSFLSTSANTEYQDIWLSCVVYGFGAGLTLSPLSSLAMSAIPFTQVGIASAIHGTFNRMGWILGIALQGTILSQGLTANLQRSLSDWNLPSNLQNQIIADALHNGTQIPSDLPERISPSLWHQLFSQAFVSGLHTAILIASMALVIGVLLILAFVPSSVKGMRDRAKE; from the coding sequence ATGGAACTACCCAATTTTGTTAGGACTGCAACCGCTAGAACAGAAGTTAGATATTGGACTCGGGCTAAAGCTGCCACTTTGATGGCAATGTGTTTGGCGTTATTGATGATTAATATCGACGATACGCTCTTGAATGTCGCACTCCCTCAAATTCAATCGGGTTTAAACATCAATTTGTCAAGATTACAGTGGATTCTCACTGCCAATGCTCTTCCTTCTACTAGTTTCGTCCTTTCTGCCGGGAGACTGGGCGATATTTATGGGCACAAACGCATTTTTCTTGGGGGATTATTTGCGTATGCTTTGGGTTCTCTCGTTTGTGGTTTTGCTCCTGGGTTGGGGGTGTTAGTTGGGGGCAGAGTGTTGCAGGGTCTTGGTGATGCTGCCTTAGTACAAGCTTCTTTGTCTATCCTTACCGATACCTTTCCAGAAGAAAAGCAAAAAGCGAAAGCGATTGGAATGTGGACTGCTGTAGCGGGACTTGCCTTAATTACAGGTCCAGTGCTGGGTGGGTTACTGGTCGATCAATTCGGGTGGCAAAGCGTGTTTTTTATCAATTTACCACTGGCGATACTCACTTTTGGGGTGACTTCTTGGGTAGTGAAGGAGGTGAGAAATCCGAATCAGCAATCTATTGATCTGCCAGGTTTGTTGCTGAGCATTATTTTCCTGGGTTCTTTTGTCTATGCCATCACCGAAGGCTATAGTGCTGGGTGGCAATCTCCCTTAATTATTGGGTTGTTTGCTATGGCAACACTGAGCTTACTTGCCTTTTTGGTGATCGAGTCCCATCGTCGCTCACCGATGTTGCCCTTAAATTTATTTCGTCATTCAAATTTTACGATCGCGAATATCGTTTCAGTATTGGTATTCTTGACCCTAGTCAGTTTGCTATTCCTGTTCAATTTATTTTTACAGCAAATAAAAGGTTACTCAGCCCTAGGAGCGGGTGTCCGTTTTCTGCCACTCAATGGTGCTTTCATTGTTGCCTCTTTTGTCTCGGGATGGTTGGTTGCTCGGCTGGGGTGGCGTTTTGCAATTAGTAATGGTCTCATTTTGATGAGCATAGCCACTTTTTCCTTTTTGAGCACGAGTGCGAACACAGAATACCAAGATATCTGGCTCAGTTGTGTTGTTTATGGCTTTGGGGCTGGTTTAACCCTCAGTCCACTATCCTCTTTGGCGATGAGTGCTATCCCTTTCACACAAGTGGGTATTGCTTCAGCGATACACGGCACCTTTAACCGCATGGGTTGGATTCTGGGAATTGCCCTGCAGGGTACGATTCTCAGCCAAGGGTTAACTGCTAATCTCCAGCGCTCCCTTTCTGATTGGAATTTGCCCTCAAATCTCCAAAATCAAATTATTGCTGATGCCTTGCATAACGGAACCCAAATTCCCAGTGATCTCCCGGAACGGATCTCTCCTTCTCTTTGGCATCAGTTGTTTAGTCAGGCGTTTGTCTCGGGGTTACACACTGCCATTTTAATCGCAAGTATGGCTCTTGTTATTGGCGTGTTATTAATTTTGGCATTTGTTCCGTCATCCGTTAAAGGAATGCGCGATCGCGCTAAGGAATAG
- a CDS encoding polysaccharide deacetylase family protein — MKNLNISIIIPAAGAAPTLAETLESIISQTFFGWEAIIIHDPADQKTNAIVAQFVDQDARIRVLEQPDQGKSAARNVGITHAKFDWLLFLDADDWILPSHLERLTAIATETPQLDVAYCGWARVTSDQKPYGPPQSLTVSGDLFDQLAQGNPFAIHSCVVKRSLVEAVGQFDPSLHTHEDWDLWQRIARTGAYFGGTDEVLALDRIGFRSKRALEITQRWFRLMKTIDEIPFGFSLRRFLHKRAITLAFQAVQVIHSRQGNHHLTILSMFKEAMQVLTQGHTSYPRALMPYAKHAEGKSAERLPALELGLACTYAGLAIGAGEDFHPIFAELPGEYGLDAISMDLLEPFLYALPIPTCHPLSEYHYLWESLEQPINDLAITLEQRLKIPAFAPRARLNMERGILEQAVGSRPVALGVIYATAIEVTQPIPDIFPPSSTERLHCTVQLAGKPLGFLELPILKGKVTSQVLADAIADEFADIIFRQASEAQWQALSRSFKLAKPIEKCSTSSDPATIETCQLPILMYHHIAPTGSSKFTRWRVTPEAFEQQLRYLREAGAYSITLEQWRKALVTKEPLPGKPVLITFDDGYLDFATYAWPLLKRYGFSATVFIVADFVGQTNRWDSCFEYGEALPLLNWRQIKELHDEGVEFGSHTLTHRPLTSLSPAEVLREGSQSREIIERELGVPITSFAYPYGDLDSVVQRLIGRCGYNIAVSCQQGFSSDQDRLLQLSRIEIEGTDPLQEFENKVFPAHSVVALNSAIS, encoded by the coding sequence ATGAAAAATTTGAATATATCCATCATTATTCCTGCTGCTGGTGCAGCCCCAACCCTTGCTGAGACCCTCGAATCAATTATTTCTCAAACCTTTTTTGGTTGGGAAGCGATTATTATTCATGACCCTGCCGACCAGAAAACCAACGCCATTGTTGCCCAGTTTGTAGACCAAGATGCTCGCATTCGGGTGCTGGAACAACCAGACCAAGGGAAAAGTGCGGCGCGCAATGTCGGTATTACCCATGCTAAATTTGATTGGTTGCTGTTTCTTGATGCAGACGATTGGATTCTTCCTTCTCATCTGGAACGATTAACAGCCATAGCAACGGAAACACCTCAACTCGATGTTGCCTACTGTGGTTGGGCACGAGTGACTTCTGATCAAAAACCTTACGGTCCACCGCAATCCTTGACTGTTTCAGGAGATTTATTCGATCAATTAGCCCAAGGGAATCCGTTTGCCATTCATAGCTGTGTTGTCAAGCGGTCTTTAGTAGAAGCAGTGGGTCAATTTGATCCCAGCTTACACACTCACGAAGATTGGGATTTATGGCAGAGAATTGCCCGGACAGGGGCTTATTTTGGCGGAACTGATGAGGTATTAGCGCTCGATCGGATCGGGTTTCGTTCAAAACGAGCACTGGAGATCACTCAACGATGGTTCCGTCTCATGAAAACAATCGATGAGATACCTTTCGGTTTCAGTTTACGACGATTTCTCCATAAAAGGGCAATCACCTTAGCCTTTCAGGCGGTGCAAGTGATTCATTCCCGCCAGGGAAACCACCACTTAACAATCTTGAGTATGTTTAAAGAGGCAATGCAAGTCCTAACTCAAGGTCATACTTCTTATCCCCGAGCCTTAATGCCTTATGCCAAGCACGCAGAAGGGAAATCCGCTGAACGTCTCCCTGCTTTGGAATTAGGATTGGCGTGTACCTATGCTGGGTTAGCCATTGGTGCCGGTGAGGATTTTCATCCGATTTTCGCCGAGCTTCCTGGGGAGTATGGTCTAGATGCCATATCCATGGATTTACTGGAACCTTTTTTGTATGCGTTGCCAATACCGACCTGTCATCCTTTGAGCGAATATCATTATTTATGGGAAAGCCTGGAACAACCCATTAATGACTTGGCAATTACCTTGGAACAGCGTCTCAAAATTCCTGCCTTTGCTCCTCGGGCGCGCCTCAATATGGAACGAGGGATTTTAGAACAGGCTGTGGGATCCCGACCCGTGGCCCTAGGTGTGATTTATGCTACGGCAATCGAAGTGACGCAACCCATTCCCGATATTTTTCCCCCCTCATCAACCGAACGCCTACACTGCACCGTGCAATTAGCAGGCAAACCACTGGGTTTTCTAGAACTGCCGATTCTGAAAGGGAAGGTGACGAGTCAAGTTCTAGCCGACGCGATCGCGGATGAATTTGCTGACATCATTTTCAGGCAGGCTTCTGAAGCTCAGTGGCAGGCGTTGTCCCGGTCTTTCAAATTAGCAAAGCCAATAGAAAAGTGTTCTACCTCCTCTGATCCAGCAACGATAGAGACCTGCCAACTGCCGATTTTAATGTACCATCACATTGCCCCCACTGGTTCCTCAAAATTTACGCGCTGGCGAGTCACACCAGAAGCGTTTGAACAGCAGTTACGTTACCTACGAGAAGCAGGAGCATACAGCATTACATTGGAACAGTGGCGGAAAGCTCTAGTAACAAAAGAACCCCTTCCGGGTAAGCCAGTACTGATTACATTTGATGATGGCTACCTCGATTTTGCCACCTATGCTTGGCCCTTGCTCAAGCGCTACGGTTTTTCTGCAACAGTCTTTATCGTTGCTGACTTTGTCGGTCAAACCAATCGCTGGGATAGTTGTTTTGAGTATGGAGAAGCGTTACCTCTGCTCAATTGGCGACAAATTAAGGAACTGCATGACGAAGGGGTTGAGTTTGGTTCTCATACCCTCACTCACCGCCCCCTGACTTCTCTTTCTCCAGCAGAAGTCCTACGGGAAGGGTCTCAATCGCGAGAAATAATTGAGCGTGAACTGGGCGTTCCCATCACAAGTTTTGCCTATCCCTATGGTGATTTAGATTCAGTGGTGCAACGTCTCATTGGAAGATGCGGCTACAACATTGCTGTATCTTGTCAGCAAGGCTTCAGTAGTGATCAAGACCGGTTATTGCAACTCTCGCGGATTGAAATTGAGGGCACTGATCCCTTACAGGAGTTTGAAAATAAAGTATTTCCTGCTCACTCAGTCGTAGCACTTAATTCTGCAATCTCTTGA
- the galE gene encoding UDP-glucose 4-epimerase GalE, translating into MSQVKPPTILVTGGAGYIGSHIVQQLGEAGYDLVIYDNCSTGLPDAVLYGELIIGDLGDIDRLYQVFSKYKFDAVLHFAASLVVPESVAHPLDYYANNTRNTLNLLRCCSAMGVNQVVFSSTAAVYGEPQENPVSEFAPTQPINPYGRSKLMSEWLIRDYGAVSALRYVILRYFNVAGADPRGNLGCNNTEATQLIQVACAAALGKRPSLSMFGTNFPTPDGTANRDYIHVEDLASAHVAALRYLEQGGESQILNCGYGQGYSVRQVIERVKAIANVDFPVVETDPRPGDPASVIASVDQIGKILDWNPAYADLDVIIQTSLAWQKKLSKSGKPEHFPVYQLQSNRNFKSAIA; encoded by the coding sequence ATGTCTCAGGTTAAACCACCCACAATTTTAGTGACTGGCGGAGCAGGCTACATCGGTTCCCATATCGTCCAACAATTGGGTGAAGCGGGTTACGATCTCGTTATTTATGATAATTGTTCTACAGGCTTGCCAGATGCTGTTTTGTACGGTGAATTAATCATTGGTGATTTAGGGGATATCGACCGACTCTATCAAGTTTTTTCAAAATATAAATTTGATGCGGTGCTCCATTTTGCTGCTAGCTTGGTCGTTCCGGAATCGGTGGCTCATCCCCTGGATTATTACGCAAATAATACTCGTAACACCCTCAATTTACTCCGGTGCTGTAGTGCAATGGGCGTAAATCAAGTGGTTTTTTCCAGTACCGCTGCGGTGTACGGTGAACCTCAAGAAAATCCCGTGTCTGAATTCGCACCGACACAGCCCATTAATCCTTATGGACGTTCCAAGCTGATGAGTGAATGGTTGATTCGCGATTACGGTGCTGTTTCTGCTTTGCGTTATGTGATTCTACGTTACTTTAATGTTGCTGGGGCGGATCCGCGAGGGAATTTAGGTTGCAACAATACAGAGGCAACGCAATTAATTCAAGTTGCTTGTGCTGCTGCCCTTGGCAAGCGACCCAGTTTGTCAATGTTTGGGACTAATTTTCCGACCCCCGATGGGACAGCCAATCGGGACTATATCCATGTGGAAGATTTAGCATCCGCTCATGTTGCTGCTTTGCGTTATCTCGAACAGGGCGGTGAAAGTCAAATCCTGAATTGTGGTTATGGGCAAGGGTACAGTGTGCGGCAAGTAATCGAGCGAGTGAAGGCGATTGCAAATGTGGATTTTCCAGTTGTTGAAACTGATCCGCGTCCGGGTGATCCTGCCTCCGTCATTGCTTCTGTAGATCAAATCGGAAAGATATTGGATTGGAACCCAGCGTATGCTGATTTAGACGTAATTATACAAACCAGCCTAGCTTGGCAGAAGAAGCTCTCGAAATCTGGCAAGCCAGAGCATTTTCCAGTATATCAGTTGCAATCAAACCGCAATTTCAAAAGCGCGATCGCATGA
- a CDS encoding glycosyltransferase, whose protein sequence is MSSPKIHTLAYIFTTFPPEVSGSAQYNWERVQWLAEQGLYRVVVLAPDCQNPLSLPSVPSHLRERLIIETYPSKPWIPYNLHYVPTVAATQQIHQRLIHYQPHLITLVDVERAFLFGSWQFPGKGYAKKNQVPYLAEYQTDYYNFAGSYSTWKLLRDIFIRPLTNYLYRQFDTTLVPSQLVNNNLRQMGINNTQYIPFFGIDLSLYSPNHRDRDFLNQWLSPEEKDNKVLLFLGRLSSEKRVDLLIKAFAKLRQDHYSLIIAGDGPMTTLNQLKSLAQPIRNLHFTGFIHGEAKAALLASCDLFCNPSPYETFGRTVVEAMASGLPVVAVNSGAVSEYMKNGVNGYLVQPNHVEALRNAIEKALQNDNQKIIENALKDANQMSSEQGCRNINNHYQTILNSVNLQKLVPL, encoded by the coding sequence ATGAGTTCTCCCAAAATTCATACTCTGGCGTATATTTTTACCACTTTTCCGCCAGAAGTAAGCGGTTCAGCCCAGTACAACTGGGAGCGAGTTCAATGGTTAGCTGAGCAAGGACTGTACCGAGTGGTTGTTTTAGCCCCTGATTGTCAAAATCCATTATCTTTACCGTCAGTGCCCTCCCATTTAAGGGAACGCTTAATTATTGAAACGTATCCCTCTAAACCCTGGATTCCTTATAATTTACACTATGTTCCGACCGTAGCAGCAACACAACAAATCCATCAAAGGTTAATCCATTACCAACCCCATCTCATTACTTTAGTCGATGTCGAGCGGGCTTTCTTATTTGGCTCTTGGCAATTTCCAGGAAAAGGATATGCCAAAAAAAATCAAGTTCCCTATCTTGCCGAATACCAGACTGATTACTACAATTTTGCAGGGAGTTACTCCACTTGGAAATTATTACGAGATATCTTCATTCGTCCCCTAACAAATTATTTATATCGTCAATTTGATACCACACTCGTTCCCAGTCAACTGGTTAATAATAATCTGCGGCAAATGGGAATTAACAATACTCAATATATTCCTTTTTTTGGAATTGACCTTTCTTTATATAGTCCAAATCATCGCGATCGCGACTTTTTAAATCAGTGGTTGAGTCCTGAAGAAAAAGATAATAAAGTTTTGCTCTTTCTGGGTCGTCTCAGTTCAGAAAAACGAGTGGATTTGCTCATTAAAGCATTTGCCAAGCTCAGACAAGATCATTACTCACTAATTATTGCAGGTGATGGTCCAATGACAACATTGAATCAATTGAAAAGCCTGGCTCAACCGATTCGTAATCTTCACTTTACAGGATTTATTCATGGAGAAGCTAAGGCAGCTTTATTAGCTTCGTGTGATTTATTTTGCAATCCTTCCCCTTATGAAACATTTGGGCGAACCGTTGTCGAAGCTATGGCATCAGGTCTTCCAGTTGTTGCCGTTAATAGTGGGGCAGTTTCTGAGTACATGAAAAACGGAGTTAATGGTTATTTAGTTCAACCCAATCATGTTGAAGCGTTAAGGAATGCGATTGAAAAAGCATTGCAAAATGATAATCAGAAAATTATTGAAAATGCTCTAAAAGATGCGAATCAAATGTCTAGTGAACAAGGTTGTCGCAACATCAATAATCACTATCAAACAATCTTAAATTCAGTAAATTTACAAAAATTAGTCCCCCTCTAA